The Aggregatilinea lenta genome includes a region encoding these proteins:
- the bglX gene encoding beta-glucosidase BglX — protein MGNAATITSVPSQADVAARVEAILGPMSLADKIGQLVQIGGADFMPGPKPEDVIRGGGAGSVLWLNDTKKFNELQKIAVEESPSKIPLLFALDVIHGYRTIFPVPLAMAASWDPDTAEQAQAVAAKEARAAGLHWTFGPMLDIARDVRWGRIVEGAGEDPVLGAAMAAAQVRGFQGPYPGAPDHVIACAKHFAGYGAADGGRDYDPVFLPEAQLRNVYFPPFKAAVDAGVGTFMSAYMDLNNVPAAGNPWLLREVLRGEWGFRGFVISDAFAVGNLVIQHFARDNRDAAFRALSAGLDMDMASGAYLENLAGLVEDGTLDEAIIDAAVRPVLTLKVQMGLFEHPYVDEDLLDQVVALPEHRDASRQAAQRSMVLLRNEGGLLPLSKDLKHVAVIGPVADSMEATEGSWMVFGHQPAAVTVLEGIRAKLPDARVDYAPGPEIRRDYPSFFEDFEPGKKKPAQTPEAAEAAFQTAVETAQGADLVIMVLGETDLMAGEAASRGSIDLPGRQEELLKTVVALGKPVVLVLLNGRPLSINWAAEHVPAILEAWEPGTEGGHAVADILFGDANPGGKLPVTFPRSGGHAPLYYARTLTHQPEDHFMYRSRYWDSPTTPLYPFGFGLSYTTFEIGNLKLSASQMKVGESLTVTADVTNTGSVAGDEVVQLYIHQRFGSDSRPMRELKGFERVPLQPGETKTVTFELGPDQLTYWSSSLGQWVQDAAPFDVWVGSDSQATLHAEFEVVA, from the coding sequence ATGGGAAATGCAGCGACCATCACATCTGTTCCATCGCAAGCCGACGTTGCCGCACGGGTCGAAGCGATCCTGGGGCCGATGAGCCTCGCGGATAAGATCGGCCAGCTCGTCCAGATTGGCGGCGCCGATTTTATGCCGGGGCCAAAGCCCGAAGACGTTATTCGCGGCGGTGGTGCCGGGTCGGTCTTGTGGCTCAACGACACCAAAAAGTTCAACGAGCTGCAAAAGATCGCCGTCGAAGAAAGCCCCTCGAAGATCCCCCTGCTCTTTGCCCTGGACGTGATCCACGGCTACCGCACGATCTTCCCCGTGCCGCTGGCGATGGCCGCGTCCTGGGATCCCGACACAGCCGAACAGGCGCAGGCGGTCGCGGCCAAAGAAGCGCGCGCCGCGGGCTTGCACTGGACCTTCGGCCCGATGCTCGACATCGCCCGCGACGTCCGCTGGGGGCGTATCGTTGAAGGCGCGGGCGAAGACCCCGTCCTGGGCGCGGCGATGGCGGCGGCGCAGGTGCGCGGCTTCCAGGGTCCCTATCCCGGCGCGCCCGATCACGTGATCGCCTGTGCCAAGCACTTCGCCGGATACGGCGCGGCAGACGGCGGGCGCGACTACGACCCGGTCTTCCTGCCCGAAGCCCAACTGCGCAACGTGTACTTCCCGCCCTTCAAAGCCGCCGTGGATGCGGGCGTCGGAACCTTCATGAGCGCCTACATGGACCTCAACAACGTCCCGGCGGCGGGGAATCCCTGGCTGCTGCGCGAGGTCCTGCGCGGCGAGTGGGGCTTCCGGGGTTTCGTGATCAGCGACGCGTTTGCGGTCGGCAATCTCGTCATTCAGCATTTCGCCCGCGATAACCGTGATGCCGCGTTCCGCGCCCTGAGCGCGGGCCTCGATATGGACATGGCAAGCGGTGCCTATCTGGAGAATCTGGCCGGGCTGGTGGAGGATGGCACACTTGATGAAGCCATCATCGACGCGGCGGTGCGGCCCGTTCTCACCCTCAAGGTGCAAATGGGTCTCTTCGAGCACCCCTACGTCGACGAGGATCTGCTGGATCAGGTTGTCGCCCTGCCGGAACACCGCGACGCGTCGCGGCAGGCGGCGCAGCGCTCGATGGTCCTGCTGCGCAACGAAGGCGGCCTGCTGCCGCTGTCGAAAGACCTGAAGCACGTGGCCGTCATCGGCCCGGTGGCCGACTCGATGGAAGCCACGGAAGGCTCGTGGATGGTCTTCGGCCACCAGCCCGCCGCGGTGACCGTGCTCGAAGGCATCCGCGCCAAACTGCCCGACGCGCGCGTTGACTATGCCCCCGGCCCTGAAATCCGGCGCGACTACCCGTCGTTCTTCGAGGACTTTGAACCGGGCAAGAAGAAGCCCGCCCAAACGCCCGAAGCGGCGGAAGCGGCCTTCCAGACGGCTGTTGAGACGGCACAGGGCGCGGATCTGGTGATTATGGTCCTGGGCGAAACCGATCTCATGGCGGGCGAAGCGGCCTCGCGCGGATCGATCGACCTGCCGGGGCGGCAGGAAGAGCTGCTCAAAACCGTGGTGGCGCTCGGTAAGCCGGTCGTGCTGGTGCTGCTGAATGGCCGTCCGCTCAGCATCAACTGGGCGGCGGAGCACGTCCCGGCGATCCTCGAAGCGTGGGAGCCGGGCACGGAAGGCGGGCACGCGGTGGCCGACATCCTCTTTGGCGACGCCAACCCCGGCGGCAAGCTGCCCGTGACGTTCCCGCGCAGCGGCGGCCATGCCCCGCTGTACTACGCACGCACGCTGACGCACCAGCCCGAAGATCACTTCATGTACCGCTCGCGCTACTGGGACAGCCCCACCACGCCGCTCTACCCGTTCGGCTTTGGCCTGAGCTATACCACCTTCGAAATCGGGAACCTGAAACTCTCCGCGTCGCAGATGAAGGTCGGCGAGTCGCTGACCGTCACCGCCGACGTGACCAACACCGGCAGCGTGGCGGGCGACGAAGTGGTGCAGTTGTACATCCACCAGCGGTTCGGCAGCGACTCGCGCCCCATGCGCGAGCTGAAGGGCTTCGAGCGCGTGCCGCTCCAGCCCGGCGAGACCAAAACCGTCACTTTCGAGCTTGGCCCGGACCAGCTCACGTACTGGAGTTCGAGCCTCGGCCAGTGGGTCCAGGACGCCGCCCCCTTCGATGTCTGGGTGGGGTCCGACTCGCAGGCGACGCTCCATGCGGAATTTGAAGTCGTTGCCTAA
- a CDS encoding sulfatase codes for MRIVYIDIDSLRPDHLGCYGYHRQTSPNIDAVAARSTRFDNCYTSDAPCLPSRTALWSGRFGLQTGVVGHGGTAAQPFVEGASRDFRDTFAETSWMTALRKAGYTTASVSPFAERHGAWHWCAGFNEMYNTGKYGGEIADDITPIVLEWLRRNGNRDNWFLHVNYWDPHTPYRTPLDFGNPFADDPPPDWPTEEIRAQLWDGYGPHSTQEPWGWGSEEPEIPLPRMPRQIDSMEAVKRWFDGYDTGIRYVDGHIGRVLNALADLNVLDETIVVIGADHGENQGELNVWGDHMTGDHWTCRVPLLISYPGITDKPQIDTALHYHFDWAATLIDLVGGTVPENWNGTSFAPAFRERREQGRDSLVCSQAAWTCSRAVRFAQYMCLFVYHDGYKALDPVMLFDLENDPHEQVNLAGEHPELVNEAAKRLVEWHQQQAQTGYHAVDPMLTVLREGGPFHIRGMLPLYVERLRATGRAGDAGALLARHRGT; via the coding sequence TTGCGCATCGTATACATCGACATCGACAGCTTGCGCCCGGATCATCTCGGCTGCTATGGCTATCATCGCCAGACCAGCCCCAACATCGACGCGGTCGCGGCGCGCAGCACGCGGTTCGACAACTGCTACACCAGCGACGCGCCCTGCCTGCCGTCACGCACGGCGCTGTGGAGCGGGCGCTTTGGCCTCCAGACCGGCGTCGTGGGGCACGGTGGCACGGCAGCGCAGCCGTTTGTCGAGGGCGCCTCGCGCGACTTCCGCGATACGTTTGCGGAGACGAGCTGGATGACGGCCCTGCGAAAGGCGGGCTATACGACAGCCAGCGTCAGCCCGTTTGCGGAGCGGCACGGTGCATGGCACTGGTGCGCGGGCTTCAACGAGATGTACAACACGGGTAAATATGGCGGCGAGATCGCGGACGACATCACGCCCATTGTGCTGGAGTGGCTGCGGCGTAACGGCAACCGCGACAACTGGTTCCTGCACGTCAACTACTGGGACCCACACACGCCCTACCGCACACCGCTCGACTTCGGCAATCCTTTTGCGGACGATCCACCGCCCGACTGGCCTACGGAGGAGATACGCGCGCAGTTGTGGGACGGGTACGGCCCGCACAGCACGCAAGAACCCTGGGGCTGGGGCAGCGAGGAACCGGAGATCCCGCTGCCCCGCATGCCGCGCCAGATCGACTCTATGGAGGCCGTCAAGCGCTGGTTTGACGGCTACGACACCGGCATACGCTACGTGGACGGCCACATCGGGCGCGTGTTGAACGCGCTCGCCGACCTGAACGTGCTCGACGAAACGATCGTCGTGATCGGCGCGGATCACGGCGAGAACCAGGGGGAACTCAACGTCTGGGGCGATCACATGACCGGCGATCACTGGACGTGCCGCGTGCCGCTGCTGATCAGCTATCCGGGCATTACCGATAAGCCGCAGATCGACACGGCGCTGCACTATCACTTCGACTGGGCGGCCACCCTGATCGACCTTGTCGGGGGCACGGTGCCGGAGAACTGGAACGGTACATCCTTTGCGCCAGCTTTCCGCGAGCGCCGTGAACAAGGGCGTGACAGCCTGGTGTGCAGCCAGGCAGCCTGGACATGCAGCCGCGCGGTGCGGTTCGCGCAGTACATGTGCCTGTTCGTTTATCATGACGGCTACAAAGCCCTCGATCCGGTGATGCTGTTCGACCTGGAAAACGACCCTCACGAACAGGTCAACCTGGCCGGCGAGCACCCGGAACTTGTCAACGAGGCGGCGAAGCGGCTGGTCGAGTGGCACCAGCAGCAGGCGCAAACCGGCTACCATGCCGTGGACCCCATGCTGACCGTGCTGCGCGAGGGCGGTCCCTTCCACATCCGAGGCATGCTGCCGCTGTATGTCGAGCGCTTGCGCGCCACCGGTCGCGCCGGCGATGCCGGGGCGCTGCTCGCGCGTCATCGCGGTACCTAG
- a CDS encoding GH36-type glycosyl hydrolase domain-containing protein — MGQLANGYGSFSDDGKEYVITRADTPMPWINVLSNGDYGMVLSQTGSGYSWRTHASLNRITRWDQDLIRDDWGKYLYLRDAESGAFWSPTWQPCGTTLDGYRVRHGMGYSVIEAQREALSSSVTYFVPLDASCELWLLRLENHGDTPRHLQVFTYLEWLLGAAPDWHREFHRTFIETHYHAASGTLLATKCLWELPTESASHWNRSWPYVAFLSASLPPVRFSADKRDFLGRNGSLHAPAAVQRGQLGNYAGRWGDPIGSLQLDLTLAPGEACEIVFVLGAADDQEQALALAARFKTPESLRTALQSVRDQWDGILDQLVIETPDPALNLMANGWLQYQAIVGRLLGRTAYYQTGGAYGFRDQLQDSLVWLLMGRPEATLDQIRLHAAHQFQDGIVLHWWHPLAETGMRSDYSDDLLWLPFVVLHYLYETGDWGCLDDSMPFYDAGAASLKDHCLRAFDVALRRRSARGLPLILKGDWNDGLNAVGAFGRGESVWMGHFLHFLLCAWADLPLDDTETQARFRREAERLRAAVNQHAWDGEWYWRASKDGGGLVGSSQSSGGQIFLNAQTWAVLAGTAPPDRAQQAMAAARKRLYSNYGPLLLAPAYAEPDPEIGYLSRYAPGIRENGGVYCHAACWAVLAERTLNGAQAAYDLWRRFCPPLRGQSPDHYLAEPYVMPGNVSGPEAEIPGQGGWTWYTGSAAWYLRALVEGVLGVTAQIDGLMVRADLPDDWERFRIKRAFRGAVYDITVRRAVGDEQPGCRVDGDLRPGDVLPVAPPGTVQTVCIVVSK, encoded by the coding sequence ATGGGCCAGCTAGCAAACGGATACGGCAGTTTCAGCGACGATGGAAAAGAATATGTGATTACGCGGGCGGACACGCCGATGCCCTGGATCAACGTGCTGTCGAATGGTGATTATGGCATGGTGCTCTCCCAGACCGGCAGCGGCTACAGCTGGCGCACGCACGCCAGCCTCAATCGCATCACGCGCTGGGATCAGGACCTGATCCGCGACGATTGGGGCAAGTACCTCTACCTGCGTGACGCCGAGAGCGGCGCGTTTTGGTCGCCGACGTGGCAGCCGTGCGGCACAACCCTGGACGGCTATCGCGTCCGGCATGGCATGGGCTATTCCGTCATCGAAGCCCAGCGCGAAGCCCTGAGCAGCAGTGTGACGTACTTTGTGCCGCTGGATGCATCGTGCGAGTTGTGGCTGCTGCGGCTGGAAAACCACGGCGACACGCCGCGTCACCTCCAGGTGTTCACCTACCTCGAATGGCTGCTCGGCGCTGCACCGGACTGGCACCGCGAATTTCACCGCACGTTTATCGAAACGCACTACCACGCGGCGTCTGGAACGCTGCTGGCGACCAAGTGTCTATGGGAGCTTCCTACCGAAAGCGCCAGCCACTGGAATCGATCCTGGCCCTACGTGGCCTTTCTCAGTGCCTCGCTGCCGCCGGTTCGGTTCAGCGCCGACAAGCGCGACTTTCTGGGGCGCAACGGCAGCCTGCACGCCCCCGCCGCCGTGCAGCGCGGCCAGTTGGGGAACTACGCCGGGCGATGGGGCGACCCCATTGGCAGCCTGCAGTTGGATCTCACCCTGGCCCCCGGCGAGGCCTGCGAGATCGTGTTTGTGCTGGGCGCTGCCGACGACCAGGAACAGGCGCTCGCGCTGGCCGCGCGCTTCAAAACGCCAGAATCTCTCCGCACGGCGCTGCAATCCGTGCGGGATCAATGGGACGGCATTCTGGATCAGCTGGTCATCGAAACACCCGATCCGGCGTTGAACCTGATGGCCAACGGCTGGCTGCAATATCAGGCCATCGTAGGGCGTCTGCTGGGCCGCACCGCGTATTACCAGACCGGCGGCGCATACGGCTTTCGGGATCAATTGCAGGACAGCCTGGTCTGGCTCCTGATGGGACGCCCTGAAGCAACCCTCGACCAGATCCGGCTCCACGCGGCACACCAGTTCCAGGATGGCATCGTGCTGCACTGGTGGCATCCACTGGCCGAAACGGGCATGCGCTCCGACTACAGCGACGACCTGTTGTGGCTGCCGTTCGTCGTGCTGCACTACCTGTACGAAACAGGCGACTGGGGCTGTCTGGACGACAGCATGCCGTTTTATGATGCAGGCGCAGCCTCGCTCAAGGATCACTGTCTGCGCGCCTTCGACGTGGCGCTCCGGCGGCGCAGCGCGCGCGGGCTGCCGCTCATTCTGAAAGGCGATTGGAATGACGGCCTGAACGCGGTTGGCGCGTTTGGGCGCGGCGAAAGCGTCTGGATGGGACATTTCTTGCATTTCCTGCTGTGTGCCTGGGCCGACCTTCCGCTCGATGATACGGAAACGCAGGCGCGCTTTCGGCGCGAAGCGGAGCGGCTGCGTGCCGCCGTCAACCAGCACGCCTGGGACGGCGAGTGGTATTGGCGGGCCTCAAAGGACGGCGGCGGGCTGGTCGGATCGAGCCAGTCCAGTGGGGGGCAGATCTTCTTGAACGCGCAAACGTGGGCGGTACTCGCGGGCACCGCTCCACCCGACCGCGCGCAGCAAGCGATGGCAGCCGCCCGCAAGCGGCTGTATTCGAATTATGGTCCGCTGCTGCTCGCCCCCGCGTATGCGGAGCCGGACCCCGAAATCGGCTATCTGTCCCGCTATGCGCCCGGTATCCGCGAAAATGGCGGCGTCTACTGTCACGCGGCCTGCTGGGCGGTCCTGGCCGAACGCACCCTGAACGGCGCGCAGGCGGCGTACGATCTGTGGCGTCGCTTCTGTCCGCCGCTGCGGGGACAATCGCCCGATCACTATCTGGCGGAACCGTATGTCATGCCCGGCAACGTATCCGGCCCCGAGGCTGAGATTCCCGGCCAGGGCGGATGGACGTGGTACACCGGGTCCGCTGCGTGGTATCTGCGCGCGCTGGTGGAAGGCGTCCTGGGCGTGACGGCGCAGATCGACGGCCTGATGGTCCGCGCCGATCTGCCTGATGACTGGGAGCGATTCCGCATCAAGCGCGCCTTTCGCGGGGCCGTCTATGACATCACCGTGCGTCGCGCAGTCGGGGATGAGCAGCCGGGCTGTCGTGTGGATGGGGACCTGCGGCCCGGTGACGTCCTGCCCGTCGCCCCGCCCGGTACGGTTCAGACGGTTTGCATTGTCGTGAGCAAATAG
- a CDS encoding carbohydrate ABC transporter permease, which yields MKIFRRDSLSLLATYLALTLGAIVVVYPFFFAVNNSLKPGREILHAPSSLPSEITLDGYTGVFDELNVLLLFKNSLILGISITFLNTLLSALAGYAFAKIPFPGRGRIFGFMLLTMMIPSVLFLIPTYVFIYRIGWVGHYEALIIPSAISVFNIFLVRQFMLGIPDELVEAARIDGAGEITIFLRMILPLARPALATVAILTFMGSWNDFFGPLLYLNRPDRWTLQLGLLQFKGTVPGENSEQIWALTTMIIVPIVVVYFFIQEQFVKAFANVSLSK from the coding sequence ATGAAGATCTTCAGGCGCGACTCACTCTCACTGCTGGCAACGTACCTCGCGCTGACTCTGGGCGCGATCGTCGTCGTGTACCCGTTCTTCTTCGCAGTCAACAACTCTCTCAAACCGGGACGCGAGATCCTGCACGCGCCATCTTCGCTGCCGTCGGAGATCACGCTGGACGGCTACACGGGCGTCTTTGACGAGCTGAACGTACTGCTGCTGTTCAAAAACTCGCTGATCCTGGGTATCTCGATCACCTTCCTCAACACGCTGCTCAGTGCGCTGGCCGGGTATGCCTTCGCGAAAATTCCTTTTCCGGGGAGAGGCCGCATCTTTGGCTTCATGTTGCTGACAATGATGATTCCCAGCGTGTTGTTTCTGATCCCCACCTACGTGTTCATTTACCGGATCGGCTGGGTGGGGCATTACGAGGCGCTGATCATCCCGTCCGCGATCTCGGTCTTCAATATTTTCCTCGTACGCCAGTTCATGCTGGGCATTCCCGACGAGCTGGTGGAAGCGGCCCGAATCGATGGCGCGGGCGAGATCACGATCTTTTTGCGCATGATTCTGCCGCTCGCCCGCCCAGCGCTGGCCACCGTGGCCATCCTGACGTTCATGGGAAGCTGGAACGATTTTTTTGGTCCTCTGCTCTACCTCAACCGCCCCGACCGCTGGACGCTGCAGCTCGGCCTGCTCCAGTTCAAGGGCACCGTGCCGGGCGAGAACTCGGAGCAAATCTGGGCGCTGACCACGATGATCATCGTACCGATCGTGGTGGTGTACTTCTTCATTCAAGAACAGTTCGTCAAAGCGTTCGCCAACGTATCGTTGAGCAAGTGA
- a CDS encoding carbohydrate ABC transporter permease, with protein MATSAVVNSPPAAPTAPTTLLQRMRRSAWGYVFVSPWVILYLIFGLYPLVLSFYLTFFNYSFVTPETRTFVGIDNWVRGATDSLYWKSLYNIVLNQVVFITLKNGLGLVIATLLFRIKRGGRIFRTIYFLPVITSTVVLMTIADTMASPGGPVQSVLMNAGVLSEPSFWKSDNTLPMIVIALINTWKWFGISMVVLLAGMYGIDPRLYEAAAVDGARGWQMFRYITLPLLRPQLFFLLVVDVINGLQMFTEVFAIGFNVYGGINHQALTPVLYLYAQAFDRSNVGYASTLGLLLAVLIAVLTAIQFKFVRTEAD; from the coding sequence ATGGCGACTTCAGCGGTAGTCAATTCCCCACCGGCGGCTCCCACCGCCCCGACAACCCTGCTGCAGCGGATGCGGCGCAGCGCATGGGGCTATGTGTTCGTGTCACCCTGGGTGATCCTCTACCTCATCTTCGGCCTCTACCCGCTGGTGCTGTCGTTCTACCTGACGTTTTTCAACTACTCATTCGTGACGCCTGAGACTCGCACCTTCGTGGGTATCGACAACTGGGTGCGTGGGGCCACCGACTCGCTCTACTGGAAATCGCTGTACAACATCGTGCTCAATCAGGTGGTGTTCATCACGTTGAAGAATGGCCTGGGGCTGGTCATTGCTACGCTGCTGTTTCGCATCAAGCGGGGCGGACGCATCTTCCGAACCATCTATTTCCTGCCCGTGATCACCTCCACGGTCGTGCTGATGACCATCGCCGACACGATGGCCAGCCCCGGCGGGCCGGTACAAAGCGTGTTGATGAATGCGGGCGTGCTCTCCGAACCCTCGTTTTGGAAGTCCGACAACACGCTGCCGATGATCGTGATCGCGCTGATCAATACGTGGAAGTGGTTTGGCATCAGCATGGTCGTGCTGCTGGCCGGGATGTATGGCATCGATCCGCGCCTCTACGAAGCAGCGGCGGTTGACGGCGCGCGCGGTTGGCAGATGTTCCGCTACATCACACTGCCCCTGCTGCGGCCCCAACTGTTTTTCCTGCTGGTCGTGGACGTGATCAACGGCTTGCAGATGTTCACCGAGGTCTTCGCCATTGGCTTCAACGTCTACGGCGGCATCAACCATCAGGCGCTCACGCCCGTGCTGTACCTGTATGCGCAGGCCTTCGATCGGTCGAATGTGGGTTACGCCTCGACCCTGGGGCTGCTGCTGGCCGTCCTGATCGCCGTTCTGACCGCGATCCAGTTCAAGTTCGTTCGCACTGAGGCAGATTGA
- a CDS encoding extracellular solute-binding protein, whose translation MADEIRVSVVAGAMQDTVTKLAEKYEAANPGVTITLELEPEGGTFQALIAAGNQPDLIITSFGPQLGTLAEQEAAVALEDLPGADELFGRLESAAIQALYGHTYYVPMGADVTLMIYNKALFEEAGLDPDTPPATWDDFLAAAEAIDALPSRDNGDDVYGTVFWNEALQWGGWYWNMLQPIYLNANQDECQLLNNLATDVVFDQEECALGSFFDFTKSAQQYAPPTMETNFFSRSIGMWLQYGYSWEPNLESAADRPMVIGEDVAVAPVPVPEEGDTSFTTYGGRAGMILKTEPEREARAWDFLQFMMEDENNYQFITELGYLPVIVSLKDDPYFQDPARQPFVELLEHGVVPEQYATADRVASALQGVYSQVVVEGTVPLDEAVATAAEQARAALQSE comes from the coding sequence ATGGCGGACGAAATCCGCGTCTCGGTCGTGGCCGGTGCGATGCAGGATACCGTCACCAAGCTGGCCGAAAAGTACGAGGCGGCCAACCCTGGCGTCACCATCACCCTGGAACTGGAACCGGAAGGCGGCACGTTCCAGGCCCTCATCGCCGCTGGCAACCAGCCCGACCTGATCATTACCTCGTTTGGCCCCCAGTTGGGCACGCTCGCCGAGCAAGAAGCGGCGGTCGCGCTTGAGGATTTGCCCGGCGCCGATGAGCTGTTCGGACGCCTGGAATCAGCGGCGATCCAAGCCCTCTACGGCCACACCTACTACGTCCCAATGGGCGCCGACGTGACGCTGATGATCTACAACAAGGCGCTGTTCGAGGAAGCCGGACTCGATCCCGACACGCCGCCCGCGACCTGGGACGACTTTCTGGCGGCGGCAGAAGCGATCGACGCGCTGCCTTCGCGTGACAACGGCGACGACGTCTATGGGACTGTTTTCTGGAACGAGGCGCTGCAATGGGGCGGCTGGTACTGGAACATGCTGCAGCCCATTTACCTCAACGCCAACCAGGACGAGTGCCAGCTTCTCAACAATCTGGCGACTGACGTCGTTTTCGATCAGGAAGAATGCGCGCTCGGCAGCTTCTTCGATTTTACCAAGAGCGCCCAGCAGTACGCCCCGCCAACGATGGAAACGAATTTCTTCAGCCGCAGCATCGGCATGTGGCTGCAATACGGCTATTCCTGGGAACCGAACCTGGAGTCCGCTGCCGACAGGCCGATGGTGATCGGTGAGGACGTGGCGGTTGCGCCTGTGCCGGTGCCGGAAGAAGGAGACACCAGCTTCACGACCTATGGCGGTCGCGCGGGGATGATCCTGAAGACGGAACCGGAGCGCGAGGCGCGCGCCTGGGACTTCCTCCAGTTCATGATGGAAGACGAGAACAACTACCAGTTCATCACCGAGCTGGGCTACCTGCCCGTGATCGTCAGTCTAAAGGACGATCCCTACTTCCAGGACCCTGCCCGGCAGCCGTTTGTCGAGCTGCTTGAGCACGGCGTCGTGCCGGAGCAGTATGCCACCGCCGACCGGGTCGCCTCGGCGCTGCAAGGCGTCTATAGCCAGGTCGTGGTCGAGGGCACGGTCCCGCTGGACGAAGCCGTTGCGACTGCCGCCGAACAGGCCCGTGCGGCCCTCCAGTCCGAGTAA
- a CDS encoding LacI family DNA-binding transcriptional regulator: MPTTIFDVAERAGVSIGTVSRVLNNRDRVRPETRERVLSAIRDLDYYANASAQALANQHTETLGLVIPQVNDPYYYQIVRGVEDAVTTANYQLLIASQPRPAPEHQYLKLLRRSHVDGMVLVAIDILAQELQQVVDSGIPVGLVQQDVGTHVPTFLSDNYGGARTLVEHLVTRHDYQRIAYISGTDFTPDSRERLRGLRDVLAEHGLELHERYIVQGDYLRGSGHRAMQQLFDLPDWPQAVFAANDQMAVDAIMAAQERGLRVPEDIAVVGFDDVPLASYVSPALTTVHQPIYELGWHAAKLVLDMIKGNGQSQGLIGPRALLLPTTLVVRESCGCGM, from the coding sequence ATGCCCACAACTATTTTTGACGTTGCCGAACGTGCCGGTGTTTCGATTGGGACGGTATCCAGGGTTCTGAACAACCGCGATCGCGTGCGGCCAGAAACGCGGGAACGCGTGCTGTCGGCGATCCGCGACCTGGACTACTACGCGAACGCTTCCGCGCAGGCCCTTGCCAACCAGCACACCGAGACGTTGGGTCTGGTGATCCCCCAGGTTAACGATCCGTATTACTACCAGATCGTCCGTGGGGTGGAAGATGCCGTCACGACGGCGAACTATCAACTGCTCATCGCCAGCCAGCCCCGCCCCGCCCCCGAACACCAATACCTTAAGCTGCTCCGGCGCAGCCACGTGGACGGCATGGTGCTGGTGGCGATCGACATCCTGGCGCAGGAACTCCAACAAGTCGTGGATAGCGGCATACCCGTCGGGTTAGTACAACAGGACGTAGGCACCCATGTGCCCACGTTTTTGTCTGATAACTACGGCGGCGCGCGCACGCTTGTCGAACACTTGGTGACCCGACACGACTACCAGCGCATCGCCTATATCTCAGGCACTGACTTCACGCCGGACAGCCGGGAGCGCCTGCGCGGGCTGCGCGACGTGCTCGCCGAGCACGGGTTGGAGCTGCATGAGCGGTATATTGTCCAGGGAGATTACCTGCGCGGGAGCGGGCACCGCGCCATGCAGCAGTTGTTCGATCTTCCCGACTGGCCACAGGCCGTGTTTGCCGCGAACGATCAGATGGCGGTCGATGCGATTATGGCCGCCCAGGAACGCGGGCTGCGCGTGCCGGAAGACATTGCGGTCGTCGGCTTCGACGACGTCCCGCTGGCAAGCTACGTGTCGCCCGCGCTCACCACCGTGCACCAGCCCATCTACGAGCTGGGATGGCACGCGGCCAAGCTGGTGCTGGACATGATAAAGGGCAATGGCCAATCGCAAGGACTGATCGGCCCGCGTGCGCTGCTGCTGCCGACCACGCTAGTGGTCCGCGAATCGTGCGGATGCGGCATGTGA